CAAAATATGTTAACTTGAGTTTAAATGACAATTTGTAAATCGCGATCATAGAAAATTCCTGGATCAGAGGATAATCGGTACACTAATAGTTTAATCTGAATTCGGTGTTTTCAACCCTGAATCTGGATGGATCTGGAACCCTGGATCTCAGATCCTAAACTTGACTAGTAAATCAAAATACTTGAAGGATTAATTTAATGTGATACAAGAGAATAAGAACTTTGGTaaagtacttaaataatatagattACTTAACTGTTACATTAACTTAGGTATTGTTATCTCGTAGATTGCAAACCTACACACGTTTTGGTTTGCAACCAAGAATTAAAAACGAAtgctgtttatatatttttctccaTAGCCGTCCGACACGACCAATTGTCAAAACAATGTCTTCAAtacaatgtaaatattataaccgCCTGGCGAATTGCTTGCTTGATATTAACCAAGCAAAACAGTCTACTTTCGAAGGCCATTGGCACAATTGTTACTACTTATAATGCCAATCAGAAGCATGCAAACATGAAATACTTATTAGTCGTCGTTTTTGATGCAGGTAGGTAAAGGTGATGTCTTCCATTATTATATTGCAATACCCTAGTTTCAAGTATCGTCGTTATATATCGTAATTGACAAAGACTGcattttttccacttgcctcaATCGCTGTATAATTCTTCTgctattcataaatattttttatgcgaATTCGTCGATTCACGGTGGGAAATacctgacctttcaccagACTTCCCCCATTTGGTCAAGTCCTCTTCCAATGTCTCGCTTGATCTCACCCACTCGATGAGAATAAACTGAACATATAGAACTACAGCAACACAAGAACTTTGTGTTTGTGTGAAGTCCATTATGCCAAGGTAGGTATAGGAAGTGTGACCTTAGCTCACAGTTCGacttgtaatataaataaatatttgctgGCTTTGGGATTAAATATTATCACTTAAGTTTGAAACGATTTTACTACCTCATTCGGGGTAAGTAATAACGTTTTACATGAACTGAAAAGCTTGACTGCTTTCGAGCGACATCaaaaagtcggttaaaaagtatttttcgtgaaaaaaaaaccaaatggTTTAAGTTGTAAAATGTAACAGATTAGTAACTCTCGTTCCACTAATATTAACTGTTCTACCTATACTactttgataatttaaaacattaatctatgctaatattataaagctgaagagtttgtttgtttcaacgCACTAAAATCAGGAACAAattgttcgaattgaaaaattattttggtgttgaatagaccatttatcaaggaaggcctaaggcgaagaaataatggagaatgtgaaaaatatccgggaaaattattaatccttgagggcttcaatgatgcctacaataactattccacgcggacaaagtcgcgggcacagctagtgatgATATAAAACAGCACTCAGTCAGatgcacatacataaaatcacgcctttttcccggtgtaggcagagactacatctttccacttgccacgatctctgcatacctacttcttccgcttcatccacattcacaactctcttcatgcaagctttcgggtactcttgatctgTCATTTTGCCAGGAagtctttaatttgatcaagatacgttcgtctaggccttctcACTTCGATCTTCAAAGGTCagatcaaaatataaaaaaagggagttaataaatacagaaaaacatacaaaataaaaataatatatatgaataCGATACAGATTTCCTTGTACAAGGTTTTAAAGGTCACACATCTCGTACCTCTCGTATCTTCAACTCACGGTATGTTATTTTTGACTTTAAACGCGACTGGATACAAGCCATGTAtggtacttattattatttttcattcttcTTTCTctcttcatttatttaaaacataaaattatcaaagaaaAAACGCGTTCGCAGCATGACGTTTAGATTCCCGCCAAAAACACCAAGCAGAGTAATAGTTACATACGTGTAGATCGGGCTAATCAAATGATCTTTTGCTCTGCTATTTGAATTTGTTGCGTTTTGgtgtttttggaaaaaaatatgtataaaatatagtaaacaCTACACTTAACCTATACGAAGACTTGGGCGGGAACTCGAACGTCATGTTGTTTGtgctgtattatttttattacatctgtaatttcattttgctttttcttctcattctataaattaattttaagatgtatttttaaacaagaaGACGCAACAAGATtgttaacttttatttcaaatacctAAAGAAATAGACTATAGGAAGAGCCTATTTGCAACGTGAGCGGTAAGCCCTAGGGTTCCTCAAAACATAGGGTCTGTTATACGTATTATACACACTACCAGGACACTCCATTCCCTTATCGAGGACCAGACTCCAGTTGCTTAAAGTGAAgctatttttaacataatttaaagCATAATAATTGTTATCGTATGAGATATCGCATATAAAGCATAAAACGATGAGTCTACTTGTGTCATCacgttattatttgtataaactAAGACAGACCATTTATGACGAAAAGGaatgcatatttattttatccttCTATTGCTAATTATCTTACtcgtaaaacaaaattaattttgtgacATAATTTGAATTCCGCCCTCCTATGCATAATCCTATATATCCTTGCAACAAAAAACGCCGTCCAgtaatttttgcgtgaaagagtaacaaaacagaaagactAACCCACAAACATTGCATTTAACTTATATGATAAATAGTTGAGTACCCTTAACGAGATGGAATAATGCGAAAAGAAGAAGGTAGGTACACtaaaatcgtggcaagtgcaTGGTTTAGTCTCAGTCTACCCTCCTAAAAGAAGTGTGATTTCTATGTATCTATAgcaatattataagtatgctATTTCAATAAGCCAGCTTACCACGACACTTATATATGAGAATATGATATTTTCCTCAAACTACTTAGAAATCAGCATAACATGTATGTGGGATATTGGAATAATTTGAGTAGAACAGTTACCGAAGATGGTGTAGATGATACCATTTAACCATCTTCGGATAGTACCTAATTTGAGTCATTTGCGTATTATCCTAAAATAGCATTTCTGATAATGTCTACTAAATTTTCTTCAGGTCATCCTCTCAACAttcctttattaaattaagtgGGTATATTAGTGACCAATTTATGAAAGCGCACAGAAAACATAATGAATgacaagtattttaaaattcgtaAGATTTATGGTTTCCcgaatactatttttttactacaatGTTTACGATCATTTACGACGTCACAACTAAAACTACGTCAAGTTAGTCAGCTGGTTAAAAAGATTAGTCATCAGATGACATCTACTGTGTAGTTATCGGGAAACTGAGCAATAACAATTGCAGTTAGGGAAACCACGGCAAAGCCGGTGAATAAAGATATGTAGTTATTTGACGTTGGTATTTTTACATGACAAATTTGAGTTTTTTGCGAGCAAATGAATGAtgataatttcaaatattttgctgAGTTAAAACAGAGCGATTGGtcaaagttttaagtaaatcggtacAATGCTTTCAGAGATCATGTTATCAAGAGATGCAatagtgaaataataaaaaataatctggTTTGTTTGGttctaataattaaatttaaactacaaattaaataatacaactCTGACGATAACTAAAATCAATACTAGGTACCTAGATCGTCTGCTCATGGCGGTACCTAGGCACTTATTACTTGCAAAGtgaatactttttaattacgaaataaaataaatgagataataagaataaaaacatttactcATTAGGTATATCCATGGTATATCACAGAAATTCTTATCGTGGTTTTTAcgagaattttaataataactgcacagttcataatatttttagcaatcaacatattttataaaaattttaaagtaagtacACAACGAGGCTATACTAATTAAttctctttaattttattttagtattcaaaatgaacctaaaataatgtattcaaTTAGGTAATAAAGGACAATGTACACATTTCTACtatgttattgattttgtatataatagaCTAGACTGTAATTTAGGgccaaaattattatgatacaTTTAAAAGATGCATAATTCAAttaacatgaaaaaaatataacgagAACATACATAATTGGTGAGCGATTTGCTTATGATCTTGATTGTCTAAGCGGCGTATGATACTCCTAGAATCTTCTGGAAAGCATATTATCGAACAACTCACTATTCAAAGTTCAACATTTTAACATACCAAAACTCAAACCTACATTAATAAACAACAAACGCAGCAATAATAACTGTCAATACGGCGAACGTAGGAATATTTTGCACAGCGGAATTTTTACGCAATGATTGTTCTGCATATGCTTGCAATAAGCCACAATCCACTGACTTTCGCATGTTTGATGTAGGGGATGTCTTTATCACGTAACACTTCATCTTGGGCGTTACCGCAATAGGCGCGCCTTTCACTTCCAAAGCATTGACCGTCGTCGTGTTTGTTGTTGTCGTCGTGACAGTGACTGATGACGAAGAAGTACTATTAGCTGCATTATCAGTAACATTAGTCATCACTAGTGTTCCATTTGGTAACATGACTTCGCCCCCCGTCGGAGCTACCGGGTTTGTCATATTGACAATTGTAGTGTTGGTCACTGTTGTTGTTACAACGGTCATATTGTTGCCCTGAGCATTTGGAGCTACGGTGGTCGTTGCCGTGTCTTGATATATATAACTGGATATAATCTGACAATCAATTCTCGTTTCCTCGTAATCTCCATTATCTTTCCTTATGCCGAATTTACAAACTTCACCTGGTTTGGCTTGGTAGGTCTTATGACTCTGGCTGTTTGCATACACGCCGCCGGCAAGGACACCAAGATTTAACAACGCCAGACCAGCCAGTAGTGTACCGTATTTACTTCCTGA
This is a stretch of genomic DNA from Amyelois transitella isolate CPQ chromosome 5, ilAmyTran1.1, whole genome shotgun sequence. It encodes these proteins:
- the LOC106138904 gene encoding prisilkin-39-like, with the translated sequence MFKHTRTLLCVLFVIALFDPIIGARGFGGRHSYPSNRGGLSGGGHHSYPSSGGLSGTGHRPPSHGYPSSGGLSGGGGGHSYPSSGGLSGSGSRPQTHGYPSPGYKPNNNYPNSPTHTSHTTHTTINNHYHYSPPQQIRYVSPSGTQVHYPVYRSAPPTYVYQYKDSGSKYGTLLAGLALLNLGVLAGGVYANSQSHKTYQAKPGEVCKFGIRKDNGDYEETRIDCQIISSYIYQDTATTTVAPNAQGNNMTVVTTTVTNTTIVNMTNPVAPTGGEVMLPNGTLVMTNVTDNAANSTSSSSVTVTTTTTNTTTVNALEVKGAPIAVTPKMKCYVIKTSPTSNMRKSVDCGLLQAYAEQSLRKNSAVQNIPTFAVLTVIIAAFVVY